Genomic DNA from Desulfonema ishimotonii:
ATTATTTACAGGTACAAGCATCTTAGGGAATTTATTTACGCTTGGTTACTTGGTCTGAGGTTCTTTCGGTCGTTAACTGCTGTCAAAGACTGATAATAAAGGCTTTGAACGTAATTACCTGGTTTTCAGAGAACATTTAAATTTAAGGGGCTACTACATCAACCCGGAAATACGTCCCCCTTTGCCCTGAGGCAGCGTTCAGACTTAAAGTCTGAACTCCTTTGCTGCACAATAGCCGGGAGTTCAGATCTCAGGTCTGAGAACGATGGGACGAATTTTCAAGTTGATGTACTACATTCCCCCGAAAGTTCATCCCCCTCTACCCGAACCGTTATTCAGCCCCGCAGGCTCTGGAACTGAGGATACGCGGGGATCTGGGATGAATAATTATTCGCCCCTGTTCCGGGGCGTGACGAAGTTCCAAGTTGATGTACTACCCTCTCATCCGGGACGATCATCAGCAGATCCGAAAAAACTTTTTTTCTGAACAATTCGGCAAAGCGGGCGGTACGGGCAGAACTTCGGGTTGGCCATGATATGCCGCCCGGCGGATTTTCACACGGACAGACCCTGTTTGCGCAATAGCCACAGTTCGTTAAATATCAGGGAATCAGAAGCTTTTTGACCTGCTAATAATGGGTAATCTTAAAAAAATGATTGACAATCAGTATGCTGACATGGCAAGTAATCTACCGACCGCTCGCTCAATTTTTTTCAAGCTATCCATACAGGGAAAATTGGCATGAAGCCTGAATAAACGCATACGTCAGAAGTTTCTGTATCATGCCGGATCTGATTCGGCATCCGGGCTTAAGAACACCGGTCGCCGGTTTTTGTTGAAAGGATTATTTATTAATAAATCAAAATATTTGTATAAAATATAGATGGCAGAGTGAAAGGTGGAAAATCGTTTCAGCGCACTGATTTTCGGGGTAACACAGACTGGAATGAATCCCGTATTTTATTTATGCAAGGCAGCGGGTAAACAATCAAAACGGAGGTAGGGATATGTCGTTGGAAAGTGTTTACAGAGAAGCGATGGCGTTAAATACCATCAGAGACATGGAAAAACGGGAAGCAGGGACAAAGGCATTTTTTGAAAAACTGAATCAGACCACGCTGCCGGACAAGTTTAACTGGGCCGCAGAAATTTTTGAGGGGATGCATGTCAAAGAGAGGGGCGATCAGCTCGCTCTGATCTGGACGGACCTGGATACGGATGCTGAAAGTCAGTACACCTATAAGGAGCTGGCGGCCAACGGGAATAAATTCCTCAATTTCATACGGAAGAATGGCGCTGAAAAAGGCAACAACCTGTATATGCTGACCCCGATTGTTCCTGAAACATGGTTTGCCTCTTTTGCGGGGATAAAGGGCGGTATGGTATCGGTACCCACGGCCACCAGCATGACGGAAAGAGAAATTCAGTTCCGTTTTGAAGCCTATAAACCCGATGTGATTGTCGCTTTTGAAGGATTGACGGATCTCGTGGATGATGCGTTGAAAAAAGCCGACTGCACCCCCAAGGCAAAGATCGTTTTAGGTCGGAAAGACGGATGGACCTCCTACACCGAGATCGACGGGGAAGCCGCCGAGGCCGATCCCGCAGACGTGGGCAAGGATGATGTCCTCTTCTGCTTTTTCACATCCGGCACCACCGGACTTCCCAAACGGGTGGGCCACAGCGCCACCTCATACCCTGTCGGCCATCTGTCCACCGCTATGATACAGGGACTTGAACCCGGAGACGTTCACCATAATCTGAGTGCGCCCGGCTGGGCAAAATGGGCGTGGAGCAGCTTTTTCGCACCGTTTAACCTGGGTGCTACCGCCACCGGTTTCAATTTCACAGTGCTGAATATTGAAAAATACATCGCCACGGTTGCCAAATACAAGGTGAATTCCTTCTGCGCACCGCCCACTGCCTGGCGCGCATTTGTGGGACTTGGTCTGGACAAATATGACCTGAGTTCAATGAAGTATTCGCTGAGCGCCGGTGAGCCGCTGAACCCCGAAGTGATTGATCAGTGGAAAAAAGCCACCGGAACCGAGATCAGGGATTTTTACGGCCAGACCGAATCGACCTGCATGATCGGCAATCCGCCCTGGATGGAAGGCAAAATGAAGTTCGGCTCCTTCGGGTATCCCTCCTATATGTATGATGTGATCCTGGTGGATGACGAGGGCAAGGAGATCACCCAGGCTGACGAGCCCGGCCATATCGTCATCCGCCTGAGCAACTGGAGGGCGCTGGGTCTTTTCCACGAATATATCGACGAGCCCGAAAAAACCAAAAATGTGTTCCAGGACAACCTTTACTTCACCGGGGATAAGGCCTCATTTGACAAAGAGGGGTACTGGTGGTTTGTCGGCAGGTCCGACGATGTCATCAAGTCCTCCGACTACCGCGTCGGTCCGTTTGAGGTGGAAAGCGCGCTGATCGAACACCCCTCCGTCATGGAAACGGCTGTCGTCGGCGTCCCCGATCCCAAGCGGCATCAGTTGGTGAAAGCCTTCGTCATTCTGAGCAGTGGTTATGAACCTTCCAGAGATCTGGCCCTGGAACTGTTCAAACACACCATTGACGTGCTGGCCAAATTCAAGATTCCGAGAATCATTGAATTCGTGGATGAACTGCCCAAGACGATCAGTGGCAAAATCAGACGGGTCGAGCTGAGAGAAACCGAAGAAGGTAAGAAGACAGAGGAAGCCGCTCCGGCCAACGAGTATTTTTACCATCAGTTCCCGGAACTGAGTTCCAAGAAAAAATAATCCTCTTCTGCCCAACCCCACCCGGAAACGGTGAACGCTGCTCTGTGGCAGCGCCCGTTTCCGGGTGGGGTCTTGCCTGCGTCTCCGGCAGCATCTTCCCCCGATACTTTTGCAGGAAAACTGAAATCCGTTTTGAAAAGGGATCAGATTCAGCGGAATTCTGTGCAGATTTGCGCCTACCGTTCATCGCCATTACCCGGTTCATGGGGCAGGACGCATCAGGCTCATTTCTGATGAAAATAATGCGGGGGAATCAGACCACCCCCCTGGGCATGGGGGCCATCTTTTCGCCGCCCAGAACGTAACCGCCGTCGATGCGCAGAACGCTGCCGGTCATATACGGCGCGTCTCTGAGAATGAACCGCACCGCCCGGACCGCATCGTCGATTTTTCCGGTCCGGCCCAGGAGCGTATGGTCCGTAATGGCCTGTTTCTGGGCCGCTGTCAGAAGTCCCCAGCCCCTGGTTTTCTGGGCATGACGGGTTTCAAAGATGCCCAGCATGATTTCATTGACCCGCACTTCGGGCGCACCCAGCCGTGCCCAGGTCTCCGTCAGCAGCGACATCCCCCGGCTGGCGGCTGAGTAGCCCTCGTTAAACAGATAGCTGGCCGGTCCGGAGCGTCCCACAATGCCGGCAACGGATGAGAAATTGATCACTGCGCCGTTGCCGGAGGCTTTAAGGTGGGGCAGGGCGGCCTCGAAGAGCCACTGTTTGGCGCGGAGGGTTGTTCCCATTTCCATATCCCACTGATCACAGGTATACTGGCCGTGAACCGCAGGCCAGCCCCCCCGCTCAATGTTGTTGATCAGGATGTCGAGCCTGCCGAACCGGTCAATGACGTTCTGAATCAGGCCGGGAATGGCCTCTGTGTCAAGCAGGTTGGTGCGAACGATGAGGTGATCGGCCCCGGAATCCGCAAAATCCCTTTTCATTTCCGCAAGGCTTTCCTCCCAGTCATAATAGTTAAGCGCCAGTTTTACGCCTTCCCCGGCCAGCGCCAGGCCGATGCCTTTGCCGATGCCTTTCACCGCGCCGAGAACCAGCGCAACCTTGTTGTTCAGTTTCATAATTCAGATGTCTCCGCCGGTTCGGGGGATTCGCAGAAAAACGTCTTTGTTCATTTTCCAAATCGTTAGTCAGAACTGCGGACTTCGGTCTTGGACTTTCAGCATCAGATAAAAAATGATCCGCGAAGCGGTTCTTTTAAAATGACTTTCAGTCGTAAATCATTCTGTGGGCTTTCAGTCCATAGGGGTTGAATTTCTGTACCGTCTGTGAAGTGGGAATTCGGTTTCTGTTTTCGCAGGAAGAAGGGGGCGGCGTTTCATGTGCAGGTGATTTCCGACGGAGTTTTCTCATACGCGGCGCTGGCCTGCCCCCGAATGTCTCAGTCGGTGCCGAAAAGGGCATCCTGAACCCACTGATATCCGATTTTCAGAAGGGGAAGGTCGTCTGTCTTTGCCTGCTCCGCCAGTTCGGGCAATACATTAACCCGGGCAGGCAGCCCTTTTTCAAACACCTGGGATCTGAAGTTATCCAGATCGTAACATCCCAGGTGGAAGATGTGCCGCTCTTTGATATCCAGAGGGCCGGGATGCTGTTTGTTTTTCATGGCGATGATCTCCATGAACCGGTCGTTCATTTCATTGTAAATTTCAATCCCCTGACTCCTGATCCATTCCCTGACAGTCTGTGTTTTCTGCTGGCCGAATCCCTGACAGTGAGGCTCTTTCATCAGCGCATAATACTCGCTGATCTGACCGGTTTCCCTGGAACGGGAGGCCAGCCGGGCCAGAGGATAGGTACGGCATGAGGCAGGCCGGGCCTCGTAGACCCTGCACCCTTCCGGCGCGACAAAAGGGCATTTGAAATCCGCATCCGGGTTCTGGCGGAGGACAACAACGGGCAAACCGGTTTCGGGGCCTGTGTGCTGGGTGGTGTAGCGGTCGAGAAATGCCTCCGCGCGCATTCCCAGGTGATTTTTAAGACGCAATATATCATAGGGGGTAAGGAACTGGTTCAGATCGCGGCAGCATTCATTGAAGCAGGGGACATCGGGGCCGCATGAAAATTCAAAGCTTTCATCCATGTCAATGGGAATCATCTGGTTTTCCATAAAAAATATTCCTCAGTATCCGGTCTGTGTTTCTCCTGACCGGGGGGGGAAAAATTACTGTTCACGTCACGATCCGAATATCATAAGAAATGTGACAACTCTGTCTGCTTCGTCAGGCCGGGTAAATATTTTCGTCATTTCCGCGAAATCTGCAATCCGAAGTGCCTGCCGGAATGCCCGTTTTCCGGCTTCCTGCAGTCGCAGGCATGGCGAAAAACTGACACCGCAAGATTCTGAACCCATACCGCTCCCGGAGAACAGGGTTTCATTAAGATAACACCGTTACCGTTTTTGCAAAGTGCGGGCATATTTTTCGCAACGCCGTCAGATGCTGTAAAATAAAAAATATTATTCTAAATACAATCTGAGTGTGTTTGTCAACCCAAATGATTTTGGGGAACTTTCATCTGTTTTCCGGGAGACCTGACAGCTCATTTTCCTGCGGGGGATGAGGGATGGGATAAGCGGGGGGTGGATTTGATTTTATTTTTAATATTAATGTTTTACATTTTTATTTATTCCGGGAATATCAAAATGGGTTGACAAGCGCCTCCAAAGGGTGTTAGGGGTCCGCAGACATAAAATAGTTTACCCAACTGGCGTGTAAAACGGTTGCAGGGTGGTAAGGAGCAACTGAAACAGTGAGTGAAATATCAGATGCGATGAAGAGGGTTATCAGAAACACGGCAAAAAAGCTAAAAGGTGCTCAGAAGAGAGAGTTTATTGCCGAAGTGACCCTTGAATTACTGGATGGAAACGCACGGAAGGCGGAACGTGAATTCGGATGGGGCCGGGAAACCGTAAGGAAAGGCATCAGGGAGCTTGCGACAAGTATCAGATGTATTGATAACTATTCTGCGCGCGGAAACAAAAGGACGGAGGAGAAATTTCCGGAGCTTGGCGAAGATATAAGAGCCATCATGGGTGCTGACGGGCAACTGGACCCTGTTTTTCAGATGTATTTCAGCCAGGGGAAAGTTACTGCGAGAGCTTTGCGTCAGATACTGATCAATGCGTTCGGATATACCGATGACCAGTTGCCGAATGACAATACAATCGCGAATATCCTGAGCCGGCTGGGATATCGGATAGGGGCTGTCTGGCAGATGGATAAAAAAAAATAAAAGTGTCGGGAAACGGCTTGCCTGCCAGCTTAACCGGCGAGAATGTGGTGTCGTAAGATTGAAGACAGGTGGCATGGTGATGAGGGCGTGAAGAAAAATTTTTATGGGAAATTAAAGAAAACTGTTTACTTCGCTCTCAATTTAGCATACGAGAACACTTTCGAAGATGAGATGCTTTCGGATTCCTGTTTCGGAATTCTTCTAAGGTTGTAACGGCTGAAGCTTTAGCCGAAATGTATGAGGGAGGTGCCGCAGCATATGCTGCCGGTACTTAATTATGGTAGTTGAACCCCTTAATCCCTTACAAGTAAATCAGGAGGTAAGTAAATGCCAAGTTTCGTAATTCAGGAAAAATGTGACGGTTGCAAAGGCGGCGAGAAGACAGCCTGCATGTACATCTGCCCCAATGATCTGATGGTTCTGGATCCCAATGCGATGAAGGCCTACAATCAGGAGCCGGATCAGTGCTGGGAATGTTTTTCCTGCGTAAAGATTTGCCCGACCCAGGCTATTGAGGTTCGTGGCTATGCTGACTTCGTGCCGCTTGGAAGCTCCATCATGCCGATGATGGGTACCGAAGATGTGATGTGGACCTGTAAGTTCAGAAACGGTCTCGTAAAACGCTTCAAGTTCCCGATCCGTACCACTTCCGAAGGTGCAGCCAACTCTTATGATGATCTCAAGGGAAAAGACATTGAGAGCGCACTCCTGTCCACTCAGGAAGCAGATGGCGTTGAGCTCCCCAAACCGCAGACTATTTAAAACTTCTGTTTTTTCGACGGAGTTACATTAGCAACGATCAACTGAACGAGTATATTTCTAAGGAGGATATAGAATGGCATTACCGAACAAACCCAAGGGTGAACTCAAGGCCGTAAGGGATCCGGAAGTTGTGGAGAAGGAAGTTGATGTACTGATCGTTGGCGGTGGTATGGCTGCCTGCGGAACCGCATTTGAGATGAAAAAATGGCTGGGTGATGACCAGACCGTTCTGCTGTGCGACAAAGCTGCTATGGAAAGAAGCGGCGCGGTTGCCCAGGGCCTGTCCGCCATCAATACCTACATCGGCGACAACTCTCCTGAAGATTACGTCCGCATGGTTCGTAATGACCTGATGGGACTGGTTCGTGAAGATCTGATCTTTGACCTTGGCTGTTACGTTGATGACTCCGTTCATCTGTTTGAGGAATGGGGCCTGCCGGTCTGGAAGAAAACCGACGACGGAAAGAATCTCGACGGTAAAAAAGGCCAGAAAATGGGCACCCTGAAGGGCGGTGCTACTCCGGTCCGTACCGGTAAATGGCAGATCATGATCAATGGTGAGTCCTACAAAAGAATCGTTGCCGAAGCTGCCAAAAAAGCGCTGGGCGAAGACAACATTCTGGAGCGCGTCTTCATCGTTGAGCTGCTGCTGGACGCCAACGTAGAGAATCAGATCGCCGGTGCTGTGGGCTTCTCCGTTCGTGAGAACAAAGTTTACATCATCAAGTGTAAAACCATGATGGTTGCCTGTGGCGGTGCTGTAAACATCTATCAGCCCCGTTCGGTCGGCGAAGGTAAGGGCCGTGCCTGGTATCCGGTATGGAACGCCGGTTCCACCTACACCATGTGCATGAAGGTCGGTGCTGAGCTGACCATGATGGAAAACCGTTTCACCCCGGCCCGTTTTAAAGACGGTTACGGCCCGGTCGGTGCATGGTTCCTGCTGTTCAAAGCCAAAGCCCTCAACGGTCTGGGCGAAAATTATGCCGCCGGTGACGCCGCCAAGGCAGAGCTGGAAAGATTCGCACCTTACGGAACCGCAGCCATCACCCCGACCTGTCTGCGTAACCACCTGATGCTGTTTGAAATGAAAGAAGGCCGCGGTCCCATTATGATGGATACCGTGACCGCTCTGGCAACGCTCGGCGAGACCATGGACAAGAAAGAACTCAAGCACCTCGAGTCTGAGGCCTGGGAAGATTTCCTTGACATGACCTGTGGCCAGGCCAACCTGTGGTGTGCTCAGGACTGTGAGCCGGAAAAGAAAAATTCCGAGATCATGCCGACCGAACCTTACCTGCTGGGTTCTCACTCCGGCTGCTGTGGTCTGTGGGCATCCGGCCCGGATTATGACTGGGTTCCGGAATCCTACAAGATCAAGGCCCGCAACGGCAAAGTCTACAAACAGATGACCACCGTTGAAGGTCTGTTCACCTCCGGTGACGGCGTGGGCGGTTCCGGTCACAAGTTCTCCTCCGGTTCTCACGCCGAAGGCCGTATCGCTGCCAAGCAGATGGTAAGATTTGCAAAAGACTTTGCAGACTTCACCCCGACCCTGGCACAGTCCAAAGACGAACTGGTTGACATGATTTACAAACCGGTGCGCACCTTCCTGGACAACTGTGAATACACCACAGCGATCGACATCAACCCCAATTACATCAAGCCCGAAGGCATGATGTACCGCCTGATGAAGGCCACCCATGAGTATGGTGCCGGTACCGCCACATACTACATGACCAGCAGCAAGAGCTTGGAAGTCGTCATGGATCTGCTTCAGACCATGCGCGAAGACTGTGAGAAAATGGCTGCCGGTGACCTGCATGAGCTGATGAGAGCCTGGGAGATCGAGCATCGTATCTGGACGGTTGAGGCTCACCTGCGCCACATCCAGTACCGCAAAGAGACCCGTTACCCCGGCTTCTACTATCAGGCAGACTATCCGGGGCAGGATGACGAAAACTGGTTCTGTTTCGTCAACTCCAAGTTCGATCCGAAAGCAAAACAGTGGGATGTCTTCAAGAAAGACTATGTCAAGATTATTGCTGACTAATGTTTCCACTGGCTGTATGCTGAATTAGCCGAATAAAATACCTCCAGGTGTCATCAGACGCCTGGAGGTTTTTATTAAGTAAAGGCTTTACCATGACAGGTTTCTGGCCTTCGGGCGGTGTCCGGAAAACTGCGTCAGGATATTTAAAGATTTTAATTCCGGTAAAATCCTTAAATATCCTGACGTCTATGTCTGTCTGATGTGGCAGTGAAGGATGCTGCCCGGCGGGACATGACGAAGGTGTCGTTCATGAAACAAACATTTTTTTATCAATCAAAAAATTGATGCACGGAGGGATAGCATGACAGTAGACAAACAAGCCCCTGCTAGCGGAAGCATTTTGGTTGTTGGAGGTGGGATCAGCGGCTTGACCACGGCCCTCGAAGCTGCCGAAGTAGGGTATGAGGTATTCCTGGTCGAAAAAAATCCTTATTTGGGCGGAAGAGTGGCGCAGCTCAACCAGTATTTCCCCAAGCTATGTCCTCCGACATGCGGACTTGAAATCAACTTCAGGCGGATCAAAGACAACCCGAACGTCAAAGTGCTGACGCTGGCTGAAATTGAAAAGGTGGATGGCGAACCCGGCAATTATGAGGCCACCATCCGGCTGAACCCCCGGTATGTCAACGCCAACTGCACCTGCTGCGGCGAGTGTGCTTCGGCCTGCCAGACCGAAGTCCCCAACGACTTCAACTTCGGGATGGACAAGATCAAAGGTGCGTATCTGCCCCATGAGATGGCGTTCCCGTCCCGCTATGTATTATCACCCCGGATTATCGGCACCGAAGATGCCAAACGGTGCAAGGAGGCCTGTAAGTACGACGCCATTGATCTGGACATGGAGCCCAGGACCATTTCCCTTAACGTCGGCTCCGTCGTCTGGGCCACCGGCTGGGAGCCGTATGATGCCACCCGTATCGATAACCTCGGCTTCGGCAGATATCAGAACATCGTCACCAATATGATGGTGGAGCGGCTGGCGGCCCCCAACGGACCGACCCAGGGCAAAATTCTCCGTCCCTCCGATGACAAGGCCCCGGAAAGCGTGGTCTTTGTCCAGTGTGCGGGGTCACGGGATGAGAACCACCTGCCCTACTGCTCCTACATCTGCTGCATGGCCTCTCTGAAACAGGCCACCTATATCCGGGCACAATATCCCGATGCCAAAATTTACATCTTCTACATCGACCTCCGGGCCCCCGGCCAGCGGTATGAGAAGTTTTATAATAAAATCAAGGAAGACGAGAACGTCTTTTTTGTCAAGGGCAAGGTGGCCGAGGTCAGCGAGGATCCGACGACCAAAAAGATCACTGTAACCGCCGAAAACACCATCACCGGTGAGAAGATTCATCAGGAGGCCGATCTCGTTGTTCTGGCAACAGGAATGCAGCCGACTGCCGCCAACACCAAGCTTCCGGCCAATCTCAGATTCAGCACGGACGGGTTCATTGTCAATGATTATGACAACGGTGGCATGTTCGGAGCCGGTTGTGCCAACAAGCCGTCTGACGTGGTTTCAGCTAACCAGAACGCGACCGGTATGGCCCTGAAGGCAATTCAAACCCTGAAAAAATAATGCGGAATTCGGAAAGAGACATAAAACGCTGTTTCCAGATCCGAAATCCCAAATCCGCAATCTTATCGGAGGTTATCCATGGATAAAAAGTACGGTGTATATATCTGCACAGGCTGTGGAATCGGGGAAGCCCTGGACGTAAAGGCCCTGTGTGATGTCCCTGATGAGGAGGGTATTCCCGTTAAGACACACCCCTGTTTCTGCGGAAAAGAGGGTGTTGAACTGCTGAAAAAAGAGGCTGCGGACGGCACCAATACAATGGTGATCGCTGCCTGCTCCCGCCGTGTGAATTTTGATATTTTCAAGTTTGACGGCTGCATCGTGGATCGCGTCAACCTCAGAGAGGGCGTGGTCTGGTCCCACCCCAGAGCTGAGTTCCCGGCCCTGACCGAAGAGGAAAAAGAGGACGAGGACAACTTTGACCGCGTCCAGATGATGGGCGAGGACTACATCCGCATGGGCATGGCCCGGGTGGAGAAGGTTGACCTGCCCGAAGCCTACAAGCTGGATGAGTTTACCCGTAAGATTCTGGTCATCGGCGGCGGCATGACCGGCCTTACCGCAGCCATTGACGCCGCCAAAACCGGCTATGATGTCACCATTGTCGAAAAAGAATCCTACCTGGGCGGCTATGCGGCCAAGGTCCGCAGGCAGATTCCCATGTCTGAGCCGTATGACGGGCTGCTCCCGCCGACGATTCAGTCCAAGATCGACGAGATGGAGAAGTACCCCGGCATCACCGTCAGAACCAACACGGTCGTGGCCCGTATCGCAGGCCAGCCGGGTGATTTCACCGTCACCCTGAAGAAGCCGGGCGAGAAGATCGAATTTGACGTGCCCTTTCCGCTGCCGGACGAGATGAAGGTCGATGAGAACGGCAAAGAGCTGGATGTGGATCAGCTCCGGGAAAAATACCTGGAGTATAACGAAGGGCGAAAGGATATTCTGAGCCTTGATCCCGACGGCGAGAAATTCGGCGCCGTGATTCTGGCCGCAGGCTGGCGTCCCTACAGGCCCGAAGAGGGCGAATTTGCCAATCTCGGTTTTGGCAGCACCCCGGATGTGGTCACCAATGCCCAGTTCGAGGAGATGGCGGCCAAAGGTCCGCTGGTCCGGCCCTCTGATGGCAACGCTGCAAAATCCGTGGTCTTTATCCAGAGCCCCGGCGGCGACGCCGGTGATGCGGACTTTGACTATGCCGGTGCTGTCACCAGTCTGGTGGCCCTGAAACAGGCCAAATATGTGCGTGAGGACTATGAGGACGGCAAGGCCTACATCTTCTATCAGCATATGCGGACCCCCGGTCTGACCGAGGGATTTTATAAAAATATTCAGCAGGATCCCGGCATCTTCATGACCAAGGGCGAGGTCATCGGCGTGTCCAAAAACGGCAACGACCTGGTGATTGAGGTTCAGAATACCCTGCTGGGCGAAGATGTGCTGGTCAAGGCCGACATGGTGGTTCTGGGAACCGGTATGGTGCCTGCCACGGCAGATGATCCCGTCATCAACCTGGCCTATCGCCAGGGACCGGGTTTCCGTGACATCGGCCTGTTCAACGGCTATTCCGACTCCAACTTCATCTGCTTTCCCTACGAGACCCAGAGAACGGGTGTTTATGCTGCCGGTGCGGTTCGGCGCAGCATGACGATGGAAGAATCGGTTGAAGACGCAGCCGGTGCGGCCCTCAAGGCGATTCAGTGTATCGAATCCTCCAACAGAGGGGTGGCCGTTCACCCGCGTTCCGGCGATATGACCTTCCCGGACTTCTTCTTCCAGAGATGTACCCAGTGTAAGCGGTGTACGGAGGAATGTCCTTTCGGCGCGCTGGACGATGATGAAAAGGGCACACCCAAGCCCAACCCGACCCGCTGCCGACGCTGCGGCACCTGCATGGGCGCGTGTCCCGAGCGGATCATCGGCTTTGCCGACTACAACATCGACAGCATCGGCTCCATGGTCAAATCGGTTCAGGTGCCGTCCGAAGACGATTACACCGAACCGCCGATGCGTATCCTCGGCCTGGTCTGTGAAAATGACGCCTATCCGGCTCTGGATATCGCCGGGCTGAAAGGGTTGTCCTACTCCGCTGATGTCCGTCTGATTCCGGTGCGCTGTCTCGGTTCCGTCAACGTGATCTGGATCAAGGACGCCCTGTCCCAGGGCATGGACGGCGTATTCCTGCTGGGCTGCAAGCATGGTGACGACTATCAGTGCCACTTTGTCAAGGGCAGTGAGCTGGCCGAGATCCGCATGAAGAAAATCGGTGACGCCCTCGCCAGCCTGGCGCTTGAAGAAGAACGTGTGGCCCAGTTCGAGGTTGCCATTGATGAGTATGACAAGCTGCCCAAGATGATCAACGACTTTGTGGACATCATCGAAGGCCTGGGGCCGAACCCGTTCAAGGGCTTCTAAATCAGTTAACAGTTAACAGTGATCCGTTAACAGTGATCCGTGGACAGTTAACAGCAGGTGGTCAGAGGCTGCTAACTGTTCACTGAATATAAGGAGGTTATTGAGATGACGGAAAAACACCTGCTTGAACCTGATGTTGATTTTATTAATCAGGTTATTGGGTTTGGGGGCGAAGACCTCAAAAAATGCTATCAGTGCGCAACCTGCTCTGTCGCCTGTCCGATTTCTCCGGATAATAAGCCGTTTCCCCGGAAAGAGATGATTGCCGCATCATGGGGCCTGAAAGACCGGCTGGTGGGCAACGCCGATATCTGGCTGTGCCACAACTGCGGCGACTGTTCCACCCTGTGTCCCAGAGGGGCCAAGCCGGGCGATGTGCTGGCGGCCGTCCGCTCCTACGCGATTCAGGAGTATGCAGAGCCCAAGAAGTTCGGCAAAATTGTCAATGACCCCAAAAAACTGCCCGTTCTGCTGGGCATTCCGGCGGCCATTTTCCTGGTTCTCGGCCTGATTCTGAAGATGGTGGGCGTGGACTGGCTCAATTTTGCACCGGGCGGGGATGAGATCGTCCACGGTAAATTTTTCTCCACCTGGCTGGTGGACATCATCATGATCCCGACCTTCTTCTTCGCCATCGGCGTATTTGCCCTGGGCCTGAAGCGGTTTGTGGCCGATATTCATGACGATGCCCTGAAGAACGGCAAGAGCGATAAGGAGAAGATTGATCCCAAGGGATTTGTGGAAGCCCTGGTCCGTGTGATTCCGACCATCTTCAAGCATAACAAGTTCTCCGAGTGCGGCGAGAATACAGAACGCGCCACCTCGCACATGATGGTTTTCTTCGGCTTTCTGGGCCTGTTTATCGTGACCAACATCTTCTTTGTGGTGATGTATGGCTTCGG
This window encodes:
- a CDS encoding acyl-CoA synthetase, translated to MSLESVYREAMALNTIRDMEKREAGTKAFFEKLNQTTLPDKFNWAAEIFEGMHVKERGDQLALIWTDLDTDAESQYTYKELAANGNKFLNFIRKNGAEKGNNLYMLTPIVPETWFASFAGIKGGMVSVPTATSMTEREIQFRFEAYKPDVIVAFEGLTDLVDDALKKADCTPKAKIVLGRKDGWTSYTEIDGEAAEADPADVGKDDVLFCFFTSGTTGLPKRVGHSATSYPVGHLSTAMIQGLEPGDVHHNLSAPGWAKWAWSSFFAPFNLGATATGFNFTVLNIEKYIATVAKYKVNSFCAPPTAWRAFVGLGLDKYDLSSMKYSLSAGEPLNPEVIDQWKKATGTEIRDFYGQTESTCMIGNPPWMEGKMKFGSFGYPSYMYDVILVDDEGKEITQADEPGHIVIRLSNWRALGLFHEYIDEPEKTKNVFQDNLYFTGDKASFDKEGYWWFVGRSDDVIKSSDYRVGPFEVESALIEHPSVMETAVVGVPDPKRHQLVKAFVILSSGYEPSRDLALELFKHTIDVLAKFKIPRIIEFVDELPKTISGKIRRVELRETEEGKKTEEAAPANEYFYHQFPELSSKKK
- a CDS encoding SDR family NAD(P)-dependent oxidoreductase: MKLNNKVALVLGAVKGIGKGIGLALAGEGVKLALNYYDWEESLAEMKRDFADSGADHLIVRTNLLDTEAIPGLIQNVIDRFGRLDILINNIERGGWPAVHGQYTCDQWDMEMGTTLRAKQWLFEAALPHLKASGNGAVINFSSVAGIVGRSGPASYLFNEGYSAASRGMSLLTETWARLGAPEVRVNEIMLGIFETRHAQKTRGWGLLTAAQKQAITDHTLLGRTGKIDDAVRAVRFILRDAPYMTGSVLRIDGGYVLGGEKMAPMPRGVV
- a CDS encoding YkgJ family cysteine cluster protein; amino-acid sequence: MENQMIPIDMDESFEFSCGPDVPCFNECCRDLNQFLTPYDILRLKNHLGMRAEAFLDRYTTQHTGPETGLPVVVLRQNPDADFKCPFVAPEGCRVYEARPASCRTYPLARLASRSRETGQISEYYALMKEPHCQGFGQQKTQTVREWIRSQGIEIYNEMNDRFMEIIAMKNKQHPGPLDIKERHIFHLGCYDLDNFRSQVFEKGLPARVNVLPELAEQAKTDDLPLLKIGYQWVQDALFGTD
- the aprB gene encoding adenylyl-sulfate reductase subunit beta — encoded protein: MPSFVIQEKCDGCKGGEKTACMYICPNDLMVLDPNAMKAYNQEPDQCWECFSCVKICPTQAIEVRGYADFVPLGSSIMPMMGTEDVMWTCKFRNGLVKRFKFPIRTTSEGAANSYDDLKGKDIESALLSTQEADGVELPKPQTI
- the aprA gene encoding adenylyl-sulfate reductase subunit alpha encodes the protein MALPNKPKGELKAVRDPEVVEKEVDVLIVGGGMAACGTAFEMKKWLGDDQTVLLCDKAAMERSGAVAQGLSAINTYIGDNSPEDYVRMVRNDLMGLVREDLIFDLGCYVDDSVHLFEEWGLPVWKKTDDGKNLDGKKGQKMGTLKGGATPVRTGKWQIMINGESYKRIVAEAAKKALGEDNILERVFIVELLLDANVENQIAGAVGFSVRENKVYIIKCKTMMVACGGAVNIYQPRSVGEGKGRAWYPVWNAGSTYTMCMKVGAELTMMENRFTPARFKDGYGPVGAWFLLFKAKALNGLGENYAAGDAAKAELERFAPYGTAAITPTCLRNHLMLFEMKEGRGPIMMDTVTALATLGETMDKKELKHLESEAWEDFLDMTCGQANLWCAQDCEPEKKNSEIMPTEPYLLGSHSGCCGLWASGPDYDWVPESYKIKARNGKVYKQMTTVEGLFTSGDGVGGSGHKFSSGSHAEGRIAAKQMVRFAKDFADFTPTLAQSKDELVDMIYKPVRTFLDNCEYTTAIDINPNYIKPEGMMYRLMKATHEYGAGTATYYMTSSKSLEVVMDLLQTMREDCEKMAAGDLHELMRAWEIEHRIWTVEAHLRHIQYRKETRYPGFYYQADYPGQDDENWFCFVNSKFDPKAKQWDVFKKDYVKIIAD